A region of Carassius auratus strain Wakin chromosome 11, ASM336829v1, whole genome shotgun sequence DNA encodes the following proteins:
- the LOC113110952 gene encoding neuroligin-1-like, whose protein sequence is MPFQQPNRLGGIWRSMCPRLGLSASLDLPFLCWILGVTLHAQLAASQKLDETDPVVTTTYGKLRGFKKELNNEILGPVIQFLGVPYAAPPTGERRFQPPEPPISWSDIRNATQFSPVCPQTLLEGRLPDVMLPVWFTNGIEVVSSYVQDQSEDCLFLNIYVPTEDVKRISKECARKPGKKICRKGGMYPPT, encoded by the exons ATGCCCTTTCAACAACCAAACCGCCTGGGCGGCATCTGGCGGTCCATGTGTCCGCGGCTAGGCCTCAGCGCTAGCCTGGATCTCCCATTCTTGTGTTGGATATTAGGCGTGACCCTGCACGCCCAGCTGGCTGCCTCGCAAAAACTAGACGAAACGGACCCCGTTGTCACTACAACTTATGGCAAACTGCGGGGATTCAAAAAAGAACTCAACAATGAGATCCTTGGGCCCGTCATCCagttcctgggtgtcccctatgCAGCACCTCCAACAGGCGAAAGGCGCTTCCAGCCGCCCGAGCCACCTATTTCATGGTCAGATATTCGTAACGCAACTCAGTTTAGCCCCGTTTGTCCCCAAACCCTGCTGGAGGGCAGGCTACCGGACGTTATGCTGCCGGTTTGGTTCACCAATGGCATTGAAGTTGTGTCATCCTACGTACAGGACCAGAGCGAAGACTGCTTATTCTTAAACATATACGTGCCAACGGAGGATG TAAAAAGAATATCCAAGGAATGTGCCAGAAAACCCGGCAAGAAAATTTGTAGAAAAGGAGGTATGTATCCACCGACATGA